The Puntigrus tetrazona isolate hp1 chromosome 23, ASM1883169v1, whole genome shotgun sequence genome has a segment encoding these proteins:
- the mtfr2 gene encoding mitochondrial fission regulator 2: protein MSLLEDIADLLRCVLEYFGVPPDMLVPVWDSTYCGQYRSIVRMIGTNLPLSPQPRLRFQIPLQTFSRHGHIDVTVDTPVIPTLADVLWLVEDEGDSHTKFRNAVPLRKAFEMPLLGSEHPVSVSVPAQRGGGVLGQGTQPEALQKISALEEELQRLRAQIAMIVTAPAVPSIFPADPGTPCCTPLPVPVLTSTPVCPPLPPPPPPPPPPPLPPPATGSCVEVSVSDVIRQRQAAKREKLAQSDPSVSTAPAAGPSMLEVLKDLNQVKLRSVERSPGGTPVRRRRSKGVACSSDPAALIAEALKRKFAHKLRDDSFGKENCSAEPSPFSSPDTPRILPHTRRSQGRIHL from the exons ATGTCTCTACTGGAGGACATCGCTGACCTGCTGAGATGTGTTCTGGAATATTTTGGAGTGCCACCTGACATG CTGGTTCCAGTATGGGACAGTACATATTGTGGACAATACCGAAGCATAGTCCGTATGATTGGGACCAACCTTCCCCTCTCTCCTCAGCCTCGACTGCGCTTTCAG ATTCCTCTGCAGACATTCAGTAGACACGGCCATATTGATGTGACAGTGGACACGCCAGTCATTCCTACATTAGCGGATGTGCTTTGGCTGGTGGAGGATGAAGGGGACAGTCACACTAAATTCAG GAATGCTGTCCCTTTGAGGAAAGCTTTTGAGATGCCTTTATTGGGGTCTGAACATCCGGTGTCCGTGTCTGTCCCGGCTCAGAGGGGAGGCGGGGTGCTGGGACAGGGCACTCAGCCAGAGGCCCTACAGAAGATCTCAGCTCTGGAAGAGGAACTGCAGAGACTGCGAGCACAGATTGCTATGATAGTCACAGCTCCAGCTG TCCCATCCATATTTCCAGCTGATCCTGGCACTCCATGCTGTACTCCTCTTCCAGTTCCTGTCCTCACCTCCACTCCGGTCTGTCCTCCGCTGccaccaccacctccaccaccacctccaccaCCACTACCTCCTCCGGCTACAGGCAGCTGCGTGGAGGTGTCAGTGTCTGATGTGATTAGACAAAGACAGGcagcaaaaagagaaaagcttGCACAGAGCGATCCGTCTGTGTCTACAGCGCCTGCTGCAGGGCCCTCGATGTTAGAGGTGCTCAAAGACCTGAATCAAGTCAAACTGCGTTCTGTGGAGAG ATCTCCAGGTGGAACTCCAGTAAGGAGGCGGAGGAGTAAAGGTGTAGCATGTTCATCTGATCCGGCAGCTCTTATCGCCGAAGCCCTGAAAAGGAAGTTTGCGCACAAACTCAGGGACGATTCATTTGGTAAAGAGAACTGCTCGGCTGAACCCTCACCTTTCAGCAGTCCAGATACTCCCAGG ATTCTCCCTCACACCAGACGCAGCCAGGGGCGCATTCACCTTTGA
- the armc1l gene encoding armadillo repeat containing 1, like: protein MMDALSVVTQLRDLASEPQNREAIVQDQGCLPGLVLFLDHKDHKVLFATLQALRYLAESPRNINTMKNELGMMVSLETLMERTSMTTDITDLAEEVYGVLTSQTQKPACQTPEQQKRKNKPQFFINSSNKKAKSVTLHIQGLDGADQRGVCEEALLRVKGVISFTFQMALKRCTVRIRADLPTESLATAIAATKVLSAKQVLKNENGEEVLIPLSTSGSKVEENSNLPDYLPEDESPEKELDRAVSRTGAKQDTGGSWLNTAASFLTKTFYW from the exons ATGATGGACGCATTATCAGTAGTCACACAGCTGCGGGACCTCGCATCTGAACCACAGAATCGGGAGGCGATTGTTCAGGACCAGGGTTGCCTTCCAGGGCTAGTGTTGTTTCTTGACCACAAAGACCACAAAGTGCTCTTTGCCACCCTCCAG GCTTTGCGGTACCTGGCTGAATCACCCCGCAACATCAACACCATGAAAAATGAGCTTGGCATGATGGTCAGCCTGGAGACACTAATGGAGAg GACTAGTATGACAACTGATATTACAGACCTTGCAGAAGAGGTGTATGGTGTGTTGACTTCTCAAACACAGAAACCAGCTTGTCAGACTCCAGAGCAACAGAAAAGGAAGAACAAACCCCAGTTCTTCATTAACAGCTCCAACAAGAAGGCTAAATCAGTTACCCTGCATATACAAGGCTTGGATGGGGCA GATcaaagaggtgtgtgtgaggaggCCCTTTTGAGAGTCAAAGGAGTAATTAGCTTCACCTTCCAGATGGCTCTAAAGAGATGTACTGTACGCATCCGTGCCGACCTGCCCACTGAG AGTCTGGCCACTGCCATTGCTGCCACAAAAGTGCTTTCGGCTAAGCAGgtcttgaaaaatgaaaacggaGAAGAG GTTCTCATTCCGCTCAGCACCTCTGGCTCAAAAGTAGAAGAGAATTCCAATCTGCCTGATTACCTGCCAGAAGATGAGAGCCCGGAGAAAGAGCTAGACCGTGCTGTGTCCCGTACTGGTGCTAAACAAGACACCGGTGGCAGCTGGCTGAACACAGCAGCCAGTTTCCTCACTAAAACCTTCTACTGGTAA